The following coding sequences are from one Macaca nemestrina isolate mMacNem1 chromosome 1, mMacNem.hap1, whole genome shotgun sequence window:
- the LOC105484911 gene encoding SERTA domain-containing protein 4, with protein MTLVLSMNRFCEPIVSEGAAEIAGYQTLWEADSYGGPSPPGPAQAPLQGDRGAGPPLAGSHYRGTSNPLTTSKIAYFKRKYVEEEDFHPPLSSCSHKTISIFEERAHILYMSLEKLKFIDDPEVYLRRSVLINNLMKRIHGEIIMQNNWCFPACSFNGTSAQEWFMAQDCPYRKRPRMAKEECEKFHACCFYQECGGHYLNVPLSVNANVGSASTAASSPSVSSSSSSSSSSPPLSLPSCSHQVDFDVGSAPVYKSDGQIPANEIFVTNVRSLGVQEKAKLNEEKANNDTNRDGGPLSHEPVGNDLAFECKGQFYDYFETGYNERNNVNESWKKSLRKKEASPPSNKLCCSKGSKI; from the exons ATGACTCTGGTTCTGTCCATGAATAGATTCTGCGAGCCCATTGTCTCGGAAGGAGCTGCTGAAATTGCTGGGTACCaaacactatgggaggctgacAGCTACGGAGGCCCAAGCCCCCCAGGGCCAGCACAGGCTCCTTTGCAGGGAGATCGGGGAGCTGGTCCCCCGCTGGCAG GATCACATTACAGGGGAACTTCAAATCCTCTAACAACATCCAAGATCGCATACTTTAAGAGGAAGTATGTGGAAGAAGAGGATTTTCACCCACCACTCAGCAGCTGTAGCCATaaa ACCATCTCAATTTTTGAGGAACGAGCCCACATCCTTTATATGTCCTTAGAAAAGCTAAAGTTTATCGATGATCCTGAAGTATACCTCCGAAGATCTGTCCTTATAAACAATTTGATGAAAAGGATCCATGGAGAAATTATCATGCAGAATAACTGGTGCTTCCCTGCCTGCTCTTTCAATGGCACCTCTGCCCAAGAGTGGTTTATGGCTCAAGACTGCCCTTACCGAAAACGACCACGGATGGCCAAAGAGGAATGTGAAAAGTTTCATGCCTGCTGCTTTTACCAAGAATGTGGTGGCCACTACCTAAATGTACCCCTTTCTGTCAATGCTAATGTTGGAAGTGCCTCCACTGCTGCCTCCTCTCCCTCcgtctcttcttcctcctcatcctcctcttcctctcccccttTGTCTCTACCGAGTTGTTCCCACCAGGTGGATTTCGATGTAGGCAGTGCACCTGTTTACAAGAGTGATGGCCAGATACCTGCCAACGAAATCTTTGTCACTAATGTCAGATCACTTGGTGTTCAGGAAAAGGCCAAATTAAATGAGGAGAAAGCAAATAATGACACCAACAGAGATGGTGGCCCCCTCAGCCATGAACCTGTGGGAAATGACCTTGCTTTTGAGTGCAAAGGccaattttatgattattttgagACCGGATATAATGAAAGAAACAATGTAAATGAATCTTGGAAAAAGTCCTTACGGAAAAAGGAGGCTTCGCCACCAAGTAACAAACTGTGCTGCAGCAAAGGAAGTAAAATATGA